The Triticum dicoccoides isolate Atlit2015 ecotype Zavitan chromosome 6A, WEW_v2.0, whole genome shotgun sequence genome has a window encoding:
- the LOC119317968 gene encoding transcription factor MYB93-like has product MGRSPCCDENGLKKGPWTAEEDQKLTDYIEKHGHGSWRALPKLAGLNRCGKSCRLRWTNYLRPDIKRGKFTPEEEQTILQLHSVLGNKWSAIAKHLPGRTDNEIKNFWNTHLKKKLIQMGFDPMTHRPRTDFFAALPQLIALANLRQLVEQRPWDDQSASQLQADAVQAAKLEYLQCLLQSAAAIATSPSSSSINTIPTDLEQIGLLSPSRMSSLSSLSSPRIMEGVNGHDLVTGQVPGIQIPSSSFFEHEQAIINCTNQNSDYSANSGEGEKLLLLSEDSLPPLADFPTSNFGDACSTSSCEAVGNSTQLPIWSDSFYDEFMSEFA; this is encoded by the exons ATGGGGAGGTCTCCTTGCTGCGACGAGAATGGCCTCAAGAAGGGCCCTTGGACAGCTGAAGAAGACCAGAAGCTTACGGACTACATCGAGAAGCATGGCCATGGGAGCTGGAGAGCACTGCCTAAGCTTGCAG GACTCAACAGGTGTGGCAAGAGCTGCAGACTGAGATGGACTAACTACCTGAGGCCTGATATCAAGAGAGGGAAGTTCACACCCGAGGAAGAGCAGACCATCCTCCAGCTCCACTCCGTCCTTGGCAACAA GTGGTCAGCCATCGCGAAGCACCTCCCCGGGCGGACCGACAACGAGATCAAGAACTTCTGGAACACCCACCTGAAGAAGAAGCTCATCCAGATGGGCTTCGACCCGATGACGCACCGGCCGAGGACCGACTTCTTCGCCGCGCTGCCACAGCTCATCGCGCTCGCCAACCTCCGCCAGCTCGTGGAGCAGCGGCCGTGGGACGACCAAAGCGCCAGCCAGCTCCAAGCCGATGCAGTCCAGGCagcaaagctcgagtacttgcagtGCCTGCTTCAGTCGGCAGCAGCCATTGCGACCAGTCCCAGCTCCAGCAGCATCAACACCATCCCCACTGACCTGGAGCAAATCGGCCTCCTGAGTCCTTCGCGGATGTCTTCCTTGTCTTCGCTGTCGTCTCCAAGGATCATGGAGGGCGTCAATGGCCATGACTTGGTAACTGGGCAAGTGCCTGGCATCCAGATACCTAGTAGCTCATTCTTCGAACACGAACAGGCTATCATCAATTGTACCAACCAGAACTCGGATTATAGTGCAAACAGCGGCGAGGGGGAGAAACTGCTGCTCCTGTCAGAGGACTCCCTTCCGCCACTTGCCGACTTCCCTACTTCCAACTTCGGCGATGCTTGCAGCACCTCAAGTTGTGAGGCTGTGGGCAACAGCACCCAGCTCCCTATTTGGTCTGACTCATTTTATGATGAGTTCATGAGCGAGTTTGCATGA